One Granulicella sp. 5B5 DNA window includes the following coding sequences:
- the tmk gene encoding dTMP kinase codes for MSRGMFVTFEGLDGSGKTTQLRRLAAVLEAEGRRVVTLRQPGGTPLGDRIRAVLLDSKSEAEVGVIAPEAELALMFADRAQSLKQVILPALAEGAVVLCDRYTDSSEAYQGAGRGLGTERVLALHKAVCNDVQPELTVLLLPPLERALKRARRRNDREVKSSGTDEGRFEREGEEFYRRVHEQYEAIARREPKRVVMFAEEASIEAIGQRILEVVRERLRG; via the coding sequence GTGAGCCGAGGAATGTTCGTTACGTTTGAAGGGTTGGATGGGTCGGGCAAGACGACCCAGTTGCGGCGGCTGGCAGCGGTGCTGGAGGCCGAGGGGCGTCGCGTGGTGACACTGCGGCAGCCAGGCGGGACTCCGCTGGGAGATAGGATTCGGGCGGTGCTGCTGGATTCGAAGAGTGAGGCTGAGGTGGGCGTGATTGCTCCTGAAGCGGAGCTGGCGCTGATGTTTGCGGACCGGGCGCAGTCGCTGAAGCAGGTGATACTGCCGGCGCTGGCGGAAGGCGCTGTTGTGTTGTGCGACCGGTATACGGATTCGAGTGAGGCGTACCAGGGTGCGGGGCGCGGGCTGGGCACGGAGCGGGTGCTGGCGCTGCATAAGGCTGTCTGCAATGATGTGCAGCCGGAGCTGACGGTGCTGCTGCTGCCTCCGCTGGAGCGTGCGTTGAAGCGGGCGCGGCGGAGGAACGATCGCGAGGTGAAGAGCTCGGGGACGGATGAGGGGCGGTTCGAGCGCGAGGGCGAGGAGTTTTATCGTCGAGTGCATGAACAATATGAGGCGATTGCTCGACGGGAGCCAAAGCGGGTGGTGATGTTTGCGGAGGAGGCGAGCATTGAGGCGATTGGGCAGCGGATACTTGAGGTGGTGAGGGAGCGGCTCCGGGGTTAA
- a CDS encoding ATP-binding protein: MFTLAAMGLAIANFVQEGGYSQPTDGARWMEADGGLRAYMVPPDSPAEKAGIRTGDILTAIDDVPTPRLATAEREIERTGVYQPATYALQRKTMLHGKEMSRAITAAVYLVPTDRTDYQVLRLIALVYLCIGLYVLLRRWTAPKSTHFYVFCLVSFILYAFQYTGMLDGLDDTILAGNVLAMALQPALFLHFALSFTVERAGRARRALYGLLYLPGAVLVGLRVLWMTHWSSTELLKHRLDQIDYVYLASYYVLAAVIFWVRYHSEEQPLQRQQLKWLSRGTLLTVLPFTALYVVPFVFNMNAPESLAKVAVLSLILLPLTFSWAIVRYRLMDVDLIFKRGVTYTLATGALVGLYFGVIALFAELVHTRMKSLGTWGLVAAVIVTGLLFDPLKRMIQGWVDRFFDHKEIDYRETLVEFGSELNAQTNLQALVHSIVERLPETLLVTRVAVFLAEDDVAGRRTRFSLAASHGLSPQVLSAAGTLDLGFLDFDRRDSNSHLFFETPQMVLRLPDAQRETSAALDLNYYVPCRAARHEGGGRSTLAVLGLGRTGDGDFLSSEDMQLLESLAGYIGIAIQNAQLYRRLEQKITEFERLREFSENIVESINIGVFAVDLEDRIESWNAQMEVMYATPREEALRRPMREVLPMEFVQEFDRLRSEQGVSTLYKFRLQTPAGEARTANITVAPLLNREFKAVGRIVIVDDISERVSMETQLTQAEKLSSIGLLAAGVAHEVNTPLAVVSSYAQMLGKQLRADEATHARLQPVIEKITQQTFRASEIVNGLLNFSRMGSVEFNHVDVNAMVRDTVLLLEHQMRGAGVTVAVELSDRLPAVLGNRGKLQQVLVNLVLNAKDALQERSDGHIWIRTASNDGRVLLEVQDDGAGMSPETMRKIYDPFFTTKSNPREGQRKGTGLGLSVTYGIIQEHSGTIEVSSNVGEGTTFRLELPVADGVNGTSTSAARPTEKNDLSEEGKIVHV; the protein is encoded by the coding sequence GTGTTCACACTGGCCGCGATGGGGCTGGCGATTGCAAATTTCGTGCAGGAGGGCGGGTATAGCCAACCAACGGATGGGGCCCGGTGGATGGAGGCCGATGGCGGTCTGAGGGCGTACATGGTGCCGCCCGATTCGCCTGCGGAGAAGGCGGGAATCCGGACAGGCGACATTCTGACCGCGATCGATGATGTGCCGACACCGCGGCTGGCAACGGCAGAGCGTGAGATCGAGCGGACGGGCGTGTATCAGCCGGCCACCTATGCGCTGCAGCGCAAGACGATGCTGCATGGCAAGGAGATGAGCAGGGCCATTACGGCGGCGGTCTACCTGGTGCCGACGGACCGGACCGATTATCAGGTGCTGCGGCTGATTGCGCTGGTGTATCTGTGTATCGGGCTGTATGTGCTGTTGCGGCGGTGGACGGCGCCGAAGTCGACGCACTTTTATGTTTTCTGTCTGGTGTCGTTCATCCTGTATGCGTTCCAGTACACGGGTATGCTGGATGGGCTGGACGACACTATTCTCGCGGGGAATGTGCTGGCGATGGCGTTGCAACCGGCGCTGTTTTTGCATTTTGCGCTGAGCTTTACGGTTGAACGCGCGGGGCGGGCGCGCAGAGCGCTGTATGGGCTGCTGTATCTGCCGGGCGCGGTGCTGGTGGGGTTGCGGGTGCTGTGGATGACGCACTGGTCTTCGACCGAGCTGTTGAAGCACCGGCTGGATCAGATCGACTATGTGTACCTGGCGAGTTATTACGTTCTGGCGGCTGTGATCTTCTGGGTGCGGTATCACAGCGAAGAGCAGCCACTGCAGAGACAGCAGCTGAAGTGGCTCTCGCGTGGGACGCTGCTGACGGTGCTTCCCTTCACCGCGCTGTACGTCGTGCCGTTCGTGTTCAATATGAACGCGCCGGAGTCGCTGGCGAAGGTCGCGGTGCTGAGCCTGATCCTGCTGCCGCTTACGTTCAGCTGGGCGATCGTGCGCTATCGCCTGATGGATGTTGACCTGATCTTCAAGCGCGGTGTGACGTATACGCTGGCGACAGGGGCGCTGGTGGGGCTGTACTTCGGCGTGATCGCGTTGTTTGCGGAGCTGGTGCATACGCGGATGAAGAGCCTTGGGACGTGGGGGCTGGTGGCCGCGGTGATTGTGACTGGGCTGCTGTTCGATCCGTTGAAACGGATGATTCAGGGCTGGGTAGACCGCTTCTTCGACCACAAGGAGATCGACTACCGCGAGACGCTAGTGGAGTTCGGCAGCGAGCTGAATGCGCAGACGAACCTGCAGGCGCTGGTGCATTCGATTGTGGAACGACTGCCGGAGACTTTGCTCGTTACGCGCGTGGCGGTGTTTCTTGCCGAGGACGATGTTGCGGGAAGGCGGACACGGTTTTCGCTGGCGGCGTCGCATGGACTGAGCCCACAGGTGCTGTCTGCAGCGGGCACGCTCGATCTTGGGTTCCTGGATTTCGATCGAAGAGACAGCAATAGCCACCTGTTTTTTGAGACTCCACAGATGGTGCTGCGGCTGCCGGATGCGCAGCGTGAGACGTCGGCGGCGCTGGATTTGAACTACTACGTGCCGTGCCGCGCGGCGAGGCATGAGGGCGGCGGCCGGAGTACGCTTGCAGTGCTGGGGCTGGGGCGCACGGGCGATGGAGACTTCCTTTCGAGCGAGGACATGCAACTGCTGGAGTCGCTGGCAGGGTATATCGGGATCGCGATCCAGAACGCACAGCTATACCGGCGGTTGGAGCAGAAGATCACGGAGTTCGAGCGGCTGCGTGAGTTCAGCGAGAACATCGTGGAGTCGATCAACATCGGTGTGTTCGCTGTGGATCTGGAGGACCGGATCGAGAGCTGGAACGCGCAGATGGAAGTGATGTATGCGACGCCTCGTGAGGAGGCGCTGCGGCGGCCGATGCGCGAGGTGCTGCCGATGGAGTTTGTGCAGGAGTTCGACCGACTGCGCAGTGAGCAGGGTGTGAGCACGCTGTACAAGTTCAGGCTACAGACGCCGGCGGGTGAAGCGCGGACGGCGAACATCACGGTTGCTCCGCTGCTGAATCGTGAATTCAAGGCGGTGGGGCGGATTGTGATTGTGGATGACATCTCCGAGCGCGTGAGCATGGAGACGCAACTGACGCAGGCGGAGAAGCTGTCTTCGATTGGCCTGCTTGCCGCGGGTGTGGCGCATGAGGTGAATACTCCGCTGGCGGTGGTGTCGAGCTATGCACAGATGCTGGGCAAGCAGCTTCGCGCCGATGAGGCAACCCATGCACGGCTGCAGCCAGTGATCGAGAAGATCACACAGCAGACGTTCCGGGCATCGGAGATTGTGAATGGTCTGCTGAACTTTTCGCGTATGGGAAGCGTGGAGTTCAACCATGTGGATGTGAACGCGATGGTGCGCGATACAGTGCTGCTGCTGGAGCACCAGATGCGCGGTGCGGGGGTAACTGTCGCAGTGGAGTTGAGCGACCGGTTGCCGGCGGTGTTGGGCAATCGCGGCAAGCTGCAACAGGTGCTGGTGAACCTGGTATTGAATGCGAAGGACGCGCTGCAGGAACGGAGTGATGGCCACATCTGGATACGCACGGCAAGTAACGACGGGCGTGTGTTGCTTGAGGTGCAGGACGATGGCGCGGGCATGAGTCCGGAGACGATGCGGAAGATCTATGACCCGTTTTTTACGACGAAGAGCAATCCGCGTGAAGGACAGCGCAAGGGGACGGGACTTGGCCTTTCGGTGACGTACGGAATTATTCAGGAACATTCGGGAACCATTGAGGTATCCAGCAACGTAGGGGAAGGTACGACCTTTCGGTTGGAATTGCCTGTGGCAGATGGCGTGAACGGGACGTCAACGAGTGCAGCGCGTCCAACCGAGAAGAACGACCTTAGCGAAGAAGGAAAGATAGTCCATGTCTAA
- a CDS encoding CCA tRNA nucleotidyltransferase, with the protein MADYIYLLQTRLNAAQLSALDHVRNAARARAMTVFLVGGAVRDLTSGAPVRDLDIAVQGNALKLKKDIEKVGGTLIGESEPTQALFFNFPGGVRLEVGSTLSATYPKPGKPVYKPANILDDLRRRGFTANAMAISLNDGSFGLLMDPLNGIADLENRELRLVSNYGFIEDPSLLIRATRFMARTGWQMEEKTRQRYETAKAEDYIAALNPFAKSYELEEIFHEEDPLRALQALEAEGWMKVLFPAWTSKHVNETELERLRDTVGQLDLMGIHPDPSAAFFGPLTAKLAPKDVTALKHAFARPGFVDQIAALEPDTKAFATLFTGKDAAAPSATWKLLYASAPEPILWLAHTSKAATIQNKFKAFFTDWPQAKSKVPYQLMQEMRITPDLPGYNDLLDKLFFAIMDNLLDTPEAARAFLEPYSPPAPPPPVNLRRRAVKRETKPAKRSKKAAAAKIEEVDILAEAAEANALPPTPPPAAEKIAPVKASTKAPAKAPAKAAKPVPAKAPAKVAAKAPVKAAPAKTPIKAAAKKAPAKPAPKKAAPKPAAKKPAPKPVAKKAPGKTAVKKAPARTPAKKAPAKPAPTKPAAKKPSKPTPKPAAKKKSHR; encoded by the coding sequence ATGGCCGACTACATCTATCTGCTGCAAACACGCCTCAACGCAGCCCAGCTCTCCGCCCTCGATCACGTCCGTAACGCAGCTCGCGCCCGCGCCATGACCGTCTTTCTGGTCGGCGGCGCTGTCCGCGACCTCACCTCCGGCGCCCCCGTCCGCGATCTCGACATCGCCGTCCAGGGCAACGCCCTCAAGCTCAAAAAAGACATTGAGAAGGTCGGGGGCACCCTCATCGGCGAAAGCGAGCCCACACAGGCGCTCTTCTTCAACTTTCCCGGCGGCGTCCGGCTGGAGGTCGGCTCGACCCTCTCCGCCACCTACCCCAAGCCCGGCAAGCCCGTCTACAAGCCCGCCAACATCCTCGACGACCTCCGCCGCCGCGGCTTCACCGCCAACGCCATGGCCATCTCCCTCAACGACGGCTCCTTCGGCCTCCTGATGGACCCCCTCAACGGCATCGCCGACCTCGAGAACCGCGAGCTCCGCCTCGTCTCCAACTACGGCTTCATCGAGGACCCCAGCCTCCTCATCCGCGCTACCCGCTTCATGGCCCGCACCGGCTGGCAGATGGAAGAGAAGACCCGTCAGCGTTACGAGACCGCCAAGGCCGAAGACTACATCGCCGCCCTCAATCCCTTCGCCAAATCCTATGAGCTCGAAGAGATCTTCCACGAGGAAGACCCCCTCCGCGCCCTTCAGGCCCTCGAAGCCGAAGGCTGGATGAAGGTCCTCTTTCCGGCCTGGACCTCCAAGCACGTCAACGAAACCGAGCTCGAGCGACTCCGCGACACCGTCGGCCAGCTCGACCTCATGGGCATCCACCCTGACCCCTCGGCGGCCTTCTTCGGCCCGCTCACCGCCAAGCTCGCGCCCAAGGACGTCACCGCCCTCAAGCACGCCTTCGCCCGCCCCGGCTTCGTCGACCAGATCGCCGCCCTCGAGCCCGACACCAAGGCCTTCGCCACTCTCTTCACCGGCAAAGATGCCGCAGCCCCCTCAGCCACCTGGAAGCTCCTCTACGCCAGCGCCCCCGAACCTATCCTCTGGCTCGCCCACACCAGCAAAGCCGCGACCATCCAGAACAAGTTCAAGGCATTCTTCACCGACTGGCCCCAGGCCAAATCCAAGGTCCCCTATCAGCTCATGCAGGAGATGCGGATCACCCCCGACCTCCCCGGCTACAACGACCTGCTCGACAAGCTCTTCTTCGCCATCATGGACAACCTGCTCGACACCCCCGAAGCCGCCCGCGCCTTCCTCGAGCCCTACTCGCCGCCCGCGCCGCCGCCGCCGGTCAACCTCCGCCGCCGCGCCGTCAAGCGCGAGACCAAGCCCGCCAAGCGCTCCAAGAAGGCCGCGGCCGCAAAGATCGAAGAGGTCGATATCCTCGCCGAAGCCGCCGAGGCCAACGCTCTCCCACCAACCCCGCCGCCCGCGGCCGAAAAGATCGCTCCGGTAAAGGCCTCTACGAAAGCCCCTGCCAAGGCACCAGCAAAGGCAGCAAAGCCCGTCCCAGCCAAGGCGCCAGCAAAAGTAGCAGCCAAGGCTCCTGTAAAGGCCGCTCCGGCAAAGACCCCTATCAAAGCCGCCGCGAAGAAAGCCCCTGCGAAGCCCGCACCCAAAAAGGCGGCACCAAAACCAGCCGCAAAGAAGCCGGCTCCGAAACCCGTCGCAAAGAAGGCACCCGGCAAAACCGCCGTCAAGAAGGCTCCAGCCAGAACCCCCGCAAAGAAGGCTCCGGCAAAACCGGCTCCGACGAAGCCCGCCGCAAAGAAGCCCTCAAAGCCAACTCCAAAGCCCGCCGCGAAGAAGAAGTCACACCGCTAG
- a CDS encoding cytochrome P450, with protein sequence MRDFERDYDYVPARVEGEWRLPPGLRRALPFYFRRKWVSFGEPIPLFEHLYKTFGRIAHYRFMGTTIVFVNDPEWINEILVAQAGSFVRERTLKRMKILLGEGLITSDDPIHMRQRRIAAPAFHRQRIAGYAEQIVENAVAARDTWSEGAEIDIADEMMHLSLHVVARTLFDSEVTVEVLSVRDEVNTIMGLYNFLVAFPKLESVLHLPIPGVVQFRRARARLDQVVNAMIASRRRLSREELEQKKDLASMLVAAKDEGDGSGMTDTQVRDEILTIFLAGYETVANAMAWTWYLLSQNAECADKMYAEVGEVLGTGDAARRATMEDYGRLRYTEMVFAEAMRLYPPAWAMGRRSTKPVELGEYRLPTGSHFFISQYVMHRSAEFWDEPLEFRPERHTAEAKAVRARFVYFPFGGGGRQCIGEGFAWMEGVLSLATIAQKWRLRFVPRYPVEAQAKITLRPKWPLMMRVEEAFPQSSRS encoded by the coding sequence ATGAGAGATTTTGAGCGGGATTACGATTATGTGCCGGCGCGGGTGGAGGGCGAGTGGCGGCTGCCGCCGGGGCTGAGGCGGGCACTTCCCTTTTACTTTCGGCGGAAGTGGGTGAGCTTTGGAGAGCCGATCCCGCTGTTCGAGCACCTGTACAAGACGTTTGGGCGGATCGCTCACTACCGGTTCATGGGCACGACGATTGTGTTTGTGAATGATCCGGAGTGGATCAACGAGATCCTGGTGGCGCAGGCAGGAAGCTTTGTACGCGAACGCACGCTGAAGCGGATGAAGATCCTGCTGGGTGAAGGGTTGATTACTTCGGATGATCCGATCCATATGCGGCAGCGGAGGATTGCGGCGCCAGCGTTTCATCGGCAGCGGATTGCGGGGTATGCGGAGCAGATTGTCGAGAACGCGGTTGCGGCGCGGGATACGTGGAGCGAGGGCGCGGAGATCGATATCGCCGACGAGATGATGCACCTGAGCCTGCATGTGGTGGCGCGGACGCTGTTCGACAGCGAGGTGACGGTGGAGGTGCTGAGTGTTCGCGATGAGGTGAACACGATCATGGGGTTGTACAACTTTCTGGTCGCGTTTCCAAAGCTGGAGAGCGTGCTGCATCTGCCGATCCCGGGGGTGGTGCAGTTTCGGCGAGCAAGGGCGCGGCTGGATCAGGTGGTGAACGCGATGATTGCGAGCCGTCGCAGATTGAGCCGCGAGGAGCTGGAGCAGAAGAAGGACCTGGCGTCGATGCTGGTGGCGGCGAAGGATGAAGGTGACGGCTCTGGGATGACGGATACGCAGGTGCGGGATGAGATCCTGACGATTTTTCTGGCCGGATATGAGACGGTGGCGAATGCGATGGCTTGGACGTGGTATCTGTTGAGCCAGAATGCTGAATGCGCGGACAAGATGTATGCCGAAGTCGGCGAGGTGCTGGGGACGGGAGATGCCGCCCGACGGGCGACGATGGAGGACTACGGGCGGCTGCGGTATACGGAGATGGTGTTTGCGGAGGCGATGCGGTTGTATCCGCCGGCGTGGGCGATGGGCAGGCGGTCGACGAAGCCGGTGGAGTTAGGTGAGTACCGGCTGCCGACGGGGTCGCACTTCTTTATCAGCCAGTATGTGATGCATCGGAGTGCGGAGTTCTGGGACGAGCCGCTGGAGTTTCGACCGGAGCGGCATACGGCGGAGGCGAAGGCGGTGCGGGCGCGGTTTGTGTACTTCCCTTTTGGGGGTGGTGGGCGGCAGTGCATCGGCGAAGGGTTTGCGTGGATGGAAGGGGTGCTGTCGCTGGCGACGATTGCGCAGAAGTGGAGGCTGCGGTTTGTGCCGAGGTATCCGGTGGAGGCGCAGGCGAAGATTACGCTGCGTCCGAAGTGGCCGCTGATGATGCGGGTGGAAGAAGCTTTCCCGCAAAGTTCGCGAAGTTAG
- the lpxD gene encoding UDP-3-O-(3-hydroxymyristoyl)glucosamine N-acyltransferase — MTLGELAERIGAELVGAEGSAATLVTGVAGIETAGPTEVTFVANPKYAAMAKKTGAAAVIVEPGFGQIEVPTLRVKNPYLAWSRTIEVFHPAPKYAPGVHATAVVAATAVLGARAHVGAYVVIGEGCVVGDDAVLLPHVVLYDGVRVGDRFLAHAHAVVRERCVLGDDVVLQNGAVIGADGFGFAKDDAGNWQKIVQAGPAVIESEVEVQANACVDRASVGETRVMRGAKIDNLVQVGHGCVVGENTLLCAQVGLAGSTTVGKNAILAGQVGTAGHQTLGDGVVAMGQTGVHGDIPAGSMIGGSPSMDYKLWLRMTAALRRLPELVKSRGVKE; from the coding sequence ATGACCTTAGGCGAGTTGGCGGAGCGGATTGGGGCGGAGTTGGTTGGGGCTGAGGGTTCGGCCGCGACGTTGGTGACAGGTGTGGCGGGGATCGAGACGGCGGGGCCGACGGAGGTGACGTTCGTCGCAAACCCGAAGTATGCGGCGATGGCGAAGAAGACCGGAGCGGCGGCGGTGATTGTGGAGCCGGGGTTTGGGCAGATCGAGGTGCCGACGCTGCGGGTGAAGAACCCTTATCTGGCGTGGTCGCGGACGATTGAGGTGTTTCATCCGGCGCCGAAGTATGCGCCGGGGGTGCATGCGACGGCGGTGGTGGCGGCGACGGCGGTGCTGGGAGCGCGGGCACATGTGGGGGCGTACGTGGTTATCGGTGAAGGGTGCGTGGTGGGTGACGATGCGGTTTTGCTGCCTCATGTGGTGTTGTATGACGGCGTGCGGGTGGGAGACCGCTTCTTAGCTCATGCTCATGCTGTGGTGCGGGAGCGGTGTGTGCTGGGCGACGATGTGGTGTTGCAGAATGGGGCGGTGATTGGGGCTGATGGGTTTGGGTTTGCGAAGGACGACGCCGGGAACTGGCAGAAGATTGTGCAGGCGGGGCCAGCGGTGATCGAGAGCGAGGTTGAGGTGCAGGCGAATGCCTGCGTGGACCGCGCGAGTGTGGGCGAGACGAGAGTGATGCGTGGAGCGAAGATCGATAACCTGGTGCAGGTGGGGCATGGGTGCGTGGTGGGTGAGAACACTCTGCTGTGCGCGCAGGTTGGGCTGGCGGGGAGTACGACGGTTGGTAAGAATGCGATTCTGGCGGGGCAGGTGGGGACGGCCGGGCATCAGACGCTGGGCGATGGTGTGGTGGCGATGGGGCAGACCGGAGTGCATGGGGACATTCCGGCGGGGTCAATGATTGGGGGGTCGCCTTCGATGGACTATAAGCTGTGGCTGCGGATGACGGCGGCGCTGCGTCGGCTGCCGGAGCTGGTGAAGAGCAGAGGAGTAAAGGAGTAG
- a CDS encoding alpha/beta hydrolase gives MPSYTSRTITVANTRLQYLEVEPAHPSSGPPLLLLHQLLATAETLTELIERLPTDRRIVALDLLSAESLSGPLDMRSHSLALLVAQFAESVDLLEPIVIGHSHGGALALWLATMPQVGVRGLVLLSPAHPFAGYRAHVVAFYLTRWGRFLALRIPLAPSRMILWAYNQAAGTGRITLDHLKPHLRVLRNRSSLKRVLEILRTWESDMTEQRNTLNQTPILQPTLLLWGDHDYVAPIESATALKEHLQSWQQVTLPGVGHLLPEEAPDECASLITTWLSGLNPEETAPPGNPPNPQ, from the coding sequence GTGCCCTCGTACACCTCTAGAACCATCACAGTCGCCAACACTCGCCTTCAATACCTCGAGGTCGAGCCCGCTCACCCGTCCAGCGGCCCACCGCTGCTGCTGCTCCACCAGCTCCTCGCCACGGCCGAAACCCTCACCGAACTCATCGAGCGCCTCCCCACTGACCGCCGCATCGTCGCGCTCGATCTACTCTCCGCCGAATCTCTCTCTGGCCCGCTCGACATGCGCTCGCACTCACTGGCCCTCCTCGTCGCCCAGTTCGCCGAGAGCGTCGACCTCCTCGAGCCCATCGTCATCGGCCACTCCCACGGTGGAGCCCTCGCTCTCTGGCTCGCCACCATGCCGCAGGTCGGCGTCCGTGGCCTGGTTCTCCTGTCGCCGGCGCATCCCTTCGCCGGCTACCGTGCCCACGTCGTCGCCTTCTACCTCACCCGCTGGGGACGCTTTCTCGCCCTCCGCATCCCCCTCGCTCCCAGCCGCATGATCCTCTGGGCCTACAACCAGGCCGCCGGTACCGGTCGCATCACCCTCGACCACCTCAAGCCTCACCTCCGTGTTCTCCGTAACCGCAGCTCTCTCAAGCGTGTCCTCGAAATCCTCCGCACATGGGAGTCGGACATGACCGAACAACGCAACACGCTCAATCAAACGCCCATCCTCCAGCCCACCCTGCTGCTCTGGGGAGACCACGACTATGTTGCCCCCATCGAGTCGGCCACAGCCCTCAAGGAACACCTGCAGTCCTGGCAACAAGTCACCCTCCCCGGCGTAGGACACCTCCTTCCAGAAGAAGCCCCCGACGAATGCGCCAGCCTCATCACGACTTGGCTTTCCGGGCTCAATCCCGAAGAAACAGCGCCCCCAGGCAACCCGCCTAACCCCCAATAA
- a CDS encoding YceI family protein has translation MRTVILCLMGFILLSAPSHAQVPVFTTMPTDSSIKFYVKSSVALVGKFSKWDAMLKFKSNDVRTGVLDIQIQAATVDTGSGMKNNKLRSDAFFDVEKNPLITFHSTKVVQTGPVTFDVVGDFSVRGVSKRETLKLTVEGKGTGAGTITGTMIFNRKDYGMTSGIPFVKIADHVEVTVDLKVKQVSGPLLVYQQ, from the coding sequence ATGCGGACCGTCATTCTCTGCCTTATGGGATTCATCCTGTTGTCGGCACCCAGCCACGCACAGGTTCCTGTGTTCACGACAATGCCGACCGACAGCTCAATCAAGTTTTATGTGAAGTCCTCGGTTGCGCTCGTGGGTAAGTTCAGCAAGTGGGACGCAATGCTCAAGTTCAAGTCGAATGATGTGCGGACGGGCGTGCTGGACATCCAGATTCAAGCGGCCACGGTGGATACGGGAAGTGGCATGAAGAACAACAAGCTGAGAAGCGATGCCTTCTTCGATGTCGAGAAGAATCCACTGATCACGTTCCACTCGACCAAGGTGGTGCAGACCGGGCCGGTGACGTTTGATGTGGTCGGTGACTTTTCGGTGCGAGGCGTCTCTAAACGCGAGACGCTGAAGCTGACGGTTGAAGGCAAGGGCACGGGCGCAGGCACGATTACGGGAACGATGATCTTCAATCGCAAGGACTATGGGATGACGAGCGGGATTCCTTTTGTGAAGATCGCGGACCATGTGGAGGTCACTGTCGATTTAAAGGTGAAGCAGGTGAGTGGGCCATTGCTGGTTTATCAGCAGTAG
- a CDS encoding sigma-54 dependent transcriptional regulator, with protein sequence MSNAVMSEPTVLDTGTQSGSRGQRILIVDDEAGIRDSLETLLTLEGFQVDMAVDGNQGLDQLTRTAYDLMLLDLALPGESGIDLLPRIKALVPEMPVILITAYGTVGNVVDAIRAGASNFVQKPWDNEKLLVDIRSAIGKNQAEQEVVQLKRTLKQRVSFENIVGKSEPMLQLFDLVAQVAPSRSTVLIQGESGTGKELIAKAIHAHSPRRDKPFIPVNTGAVPSELLESTLFGHERGAFTSAVAAKKGLFEVADGGTLFLDEIGTMQMDMQAKILRVLQDKRFMHVGGTQEIQVDVRIVAATNVNLEQAVKEGRFREDLFYRLNVISLQLPPLRNRKGDIPLLAHHYLKYYAEENGFTPLELSSEALRVMMDYDWPGNVRELENAMERGVVLANGPAITPELLPAQIRGNTYSTNLLEQRPDASLFDVIEDIERRIIADRLERCNWNQTEAAEFFRVPLSTLNQKIKRLSIEVKKRGRD encoded by the coding sequence ATGTCTAATGCTGTTATGAGTGAGCCTACGGTTCTGGATACCGGTACACAAAGCGGTTCGCGAGGCCAACGCATCCTCATCGTGGATGATGAGGCGGGGATACGCGACTCGCTGGAGACCCTGCTGACCCTGGAAGGGTTCCAGGTGGACATGGCTGTGGACGGGAACCAGGGGCTGGACCAACTGACTCGCACGGCGTATGACCTGATGCTGCTGGACCTTGCGCTGCCGGGCGAGAGCGGGATCGATCTGCTGCCGAGGATCAAGGCGCTGGTGCCGGAGATGCCGGTGATCCTGATTACGGCATACGGCACGGTGGGCAACGTTGTCGATGCGATTCGTGCGGGTGCGTCGAACTTTGTACAGAAGCCGTGGGACAACGAGAAGCTGCTGGTGGATATCCGATCGGCGATTGGGAAGAACCAGGCCGAGCAGGAGGTCGTGCAGCTCAAGCGAACGCTGAAGCAGCGCGTTTCGTTCGAGAACATCGTGGGCAAGAGCGAGCCGATGCTGCAGCTGTTCGACCTGGTGGCACAGGTGGCGCCGAGCCGGTCGACGGTGCTGATCCAGGGCGAGAGCGGTACGGGCAAGGAGCTGATCGCCAAGGCCATTCATGCGCACTCGCCGCGGCGGGACAAGCCGTTTATCCCGGTGAACACCGGAGCCGTACCGAGCGAGCTGCTGGAGTCGACGCTGTTTGGGCATGAGCGCGGGGCGTTCACTTCGGCGGTCGCGGCGAAGAAGGGACTCTTCGAGGTCGCTGATGGCGGCACGCTGTTCCTGGATGAGATCGGCACCATGCAGATGGACATGCAGGCGAAGATCCTGCGTGTGCTGCAGGACAAGCGGTTCATGCACGTGGGCGGGACGCAGGAGATCCAGGTGGATGTGCGGATTGTGGCCGCGACGAACGTGAACCTGGAGCAGGCGGTGAAGGAGGGCCGGTTCCGTGAGGATCTCTTCTACCGGTTGAACGTGATCAGCCTGCAGCTGCCGCCGCTGCGCAATCGCAAGGGCGATATTCCTCTGCTAGCGCACCACTACCTGAAGTACTACGCCGAGGAGAATGGGTTTACGCCGTTGGAGCTGTCGTCCGAGGCGCTGCGGGTGATGATGGACTACGACTGGCCGGGCAACGTGCGCGAGCTGGAGAACGCCATGGAGCGCGGTGTGGTGCTGGCAAACGGACCGGCGATTACGCCGGAGCTGCTGCCGGCGCAGATTCGCGGGAACACCTACTCGACGAACCTGCTGGAGCAGCGGCCGGATGCGAGCCTGTTCGATGTGATCGAAGACATCGAACGGCGGATCATCGCGGACCGGCTGGAGCGGTGCAACTGGAACCAGACCGAGGCGGCGGAATTTTTCCGGGTGCCGCTCTCGACGCTGAACCAGAAGATCAAGCGGTTGAGCATCGAGGTGAAGAAGCGCGGGCGGGATTAG